Proteins encoded in a region of the Sugiyamaella lignohabitans strain CBS 10342 chromosome B, complete sequence genome:
- the BUD14 gene encoding protein phosphatase regulator BUD14, translating to MSSEIMDDDDFDQLSSSPSIHEEEIDFQYVYALRTFVATEQGQANAFKGDSMILLNDTNSYWWLVRIVKDSTVGFLPAEHIETPWERLARLNKHRNGELCMVNPMDLAASAKGNNLTRMFSKGKKTDMPHGRQVNTGEHSVNKLSSKSVSFHSQSVYVSASEYEYSADEAEDDDHEEAADDEVADDEDEGDEGTQSKVAAIENHAQFGIDSENHEQPDRNALKVLHNGIIIDNVDRTPKDHIKVSDRLDHGASPTHQDIDTDATDDGVVIAKFGDNQLHQHRYLQPELQQTVPSLSTEQEQGRHHLPQGNAAQQQQQQQTREQPPLARSSLEKDQSGSSLDSRPVRSSIEYQQNRPSVDRPSFDQHNGRKPLLIQKTRGRAGSYSSNNSSASSTTSSGTGLRSFMNKFRAVSNNSIVGEDLGAAILSYNDASGTRQLADIDERAKSGLSNHDSLDSVSVSSASNSPSDKTTKRRSLITAKSSIEQLSLRKKATSSPQKQGTTDPVQQQSSTFGRLFKRKSKQNLMDKESQKANKQALEEQKQKLDSIQQQLEKKHDKQQNPQQPPVQFVHKPELVVGDKRSTRSLGTLEQPKFQDQSYYDPRLEDVPPVVRPSGLADTMTPGSSDSSSTRLMLASAASYSSSITSRDSLEEAPSAAKSMHSPIPEHPELNTGPSNQLYTAPGVRTSFLQHRPIQPGVPVSNGNSPYHVQPPFTRPQMRNVSAASAISVSSIQSESHFQVKSLPQSQSHSQTPSHVQFQSRPQSTPAINRNPAVSTQRQDHRSSQMLASAEVEAIFRQQPPAVQHDDLKSNSPDNPYIISDSEDDQKDPESVPIANTSHELNSMNATSGPHDIIVDNDNDDYDSDVVVVDSREHTTRATPSPTPSQRPPPSLTARDEDEESPGSDRIETPTLGYQEPTRINTHEPYSTTTPLAFKPKSSLQPIPLRPPSPPSYQSSEPHVPSTPPLRMKLSDNQGLATQNLTTTQLPLTLHPDIMPIYQETNDRLGRLSSVSTFRHLSYCSYWTILTCYKKLDALLQDYS from the coding sequence ATGTCTAGCGAGATTATggacgatgatgattttgatcagttatcatcatcaccatctaTTCATGAGGAAGAAATTGATTTTCAATATGTTTATGCTCTGAGGACCTTTGTAGCCACAGAACAAGGTCAGGCAAATGCATTTAAAGGCGATTCCATGATCCTGTTAAATGATACCAATAGCTATTGGTGGCTAGTAAGGATAGTGAAAGATTCCACTGTTGGGTTCTTACCAGCTGAACACATCGAGACACCTTGGGAGAGACTAGCAAGGTTAAACAAGCACAGAAATGGCGAACTTTGTATGGTAAATCCTATGGATCTTGCAGCCAGCGCCAAAGGTAACAATCTGACGAGAATGTTCAGTAAAGGAAAGAAAACAGATATGCCCCATGGTCGCCAGGTTAATACCGGTGAACACTCTGTCAATAAGTTGTCCTCTAAATCTGTCAGCTTCCATAGTCAGTCAGTCTACGTTAGTGCATCAGAGTATGAGTACTCTGCCGACGAagcagaagatgatgaccatgaagaggcagctgatgatgaagtagcagatgacgaagatgaaggagatgaGGGAACCCAATCCAAAGTTGCTGCTATCGAAAACCACGCTCAGTTTGGTATTGACTCTGAAAACCACGAACAGCCCGATCGAAATGCCCTGAAAGTGCTTCACAATGGAATTATTATAGACAACGTTGACCGAACACCCAAAGATCACATTAAAGTGTCAGATAGGTTGGATCATGGAGCCAGTCCCACTCATCAAGATATCGATACAGATGCCACAGATGATGGGGTAGTGATTGCCAAATTTGGAGATAATCAACTACATCAACATAGGTATTTACAACCTGAGCTCCAACAGACTGTTCCATCTTTGTCCACAGAACAGGAACAGGGCCGGCATCATCTGCCTCAAGGAAACGCCgcccagcagcagcagcaacagcaaacGCGTGAACAACCACCATTAGCTCGGTCATCACTTGAAAAAGATCAAAGCGGCAGTTCTCTTGATAGCAGACCAGTTAGATCATCTATAGAATACCAACAAAACCGACCATCCGTTGACCGGCCATCTTTTGATCAACACAACGGCCGTAAACCGTTATTAATCCAAAAGACTAGAGGCCGAGCTGGTTCTTACAGCTCAAATAActcttcagcatcttcaactACTTCGTCTGGTACTGGCCTGCGATCGTTCATGAACAAGTTTCGGGCAGTTTCAAACAATAGCATTGTCGGTGAGGACCTAGGAGCTGCTATTCTTTCGTACAATGATGCCAGTGGCACCAGGCAGCTTGCTGATATAGATGAAAGAGCAAAATCAGGTTTATCTAATCATGATTCTCTTGATAGTGTTAGTGTTAGCTCTGCTTCGAATTCGCCTTCAGATAAGACaaccaaaagaagatcTCTTATTACAGCAAAGTCGTCTATTGAACAGCTATCTTTGCGCAAAAAGGCAACTAGCTCACCACAAAAGCAAGGAACTACTGATCCTGTACAACAGCAAAGCTCTACATTTGGCAGGCTTTTCAAGCGCAAATCGAAACAAAATCTAATGGACAAGGAGTCCCAAAAAGCTAACAAACAGGCACTTGAAGAGCAGAAGCAAAAGCTGGATTCgatacaacaacaacttgAGAAAAAACATGACAAACAACAGAATCCACAACAACCTCCAGTTCAATTTGTACACAAGCCTGAATTAGTGGTCGGAGATAAGCGTTCAACTCGTAGCCTGGGAACTCTTGAACAACCCAAATTCCAAGACCAATCGTATTATGATCCGCGGTTGGAGGATGTGCCGCCAGTAGTTAGACCATCTGGTCTAGCTGACACAATGACACCCGGCTCTAGTGATTCTAGCTCTACTAGACTGATGTTGGCCAGCGCTGCCAGTTATAGTTCGTCAATAACTTCCCGTGATTCATTGGAGGAGGCTCCATCTGCGGCCAAGAGCATGCATAGCCCAATACCAGAGCATCCCGAGCTGAACACTGGCCCCAGTAATCAATTATATACAGCACCTGGTGTGAGAACATCTTTTCTTCAGCATAGACCAATCCAACCTGGTGTGCCTGTATCCAATGGAAATAGTCCATACCATGTTCAACCACCATTTACCCGTCCCCAAATGAGGAATgtatcagcagcctctGCAATTTCTGTCTCATCAATTCAGTCGGAGTCTCATTTTCAAGTCAAATCGCTGCCTCAGTCTCAGTCTCATTCTCAGACACCATCTCATGTACAATTTCAATCTCGGCCACAGAGTACTCCAGCAATCAACCGCAATCCTGCAGTTTCTACCCAGCGCCAAGATCACCGCTCCAGCCAGATGTTGGCTTCTGCTGAGGTAGAGGCAATTTTTAGACAGCAACCCCCAGCAGTGCAGCATGATGACTTGAAGTCAAACTCACCTGATAATCCCTATATAATCAGTGACTCGGAAGATGACCAGAAGGATCCAGAATCTGTTCCCATTGCTAATACTAGTCATGAATTGAACTCGATGAACGCAACTTCTGGACCACatgatattattgttgACAATGATAACGATGATTATGATTCGGATGTCGTTGTTGTCGATAGTAGAGAACACACTACCAGGGCTACTCCAAGCCCTACTCCAAGCCAACGCCCTCCGCCCTCACTAACTGCACgagacgaagatgaagaatcACCTGGATCGGACAGGATAGAGACTCCGACATTGGGTTACCAAGAACCTACACGCATTAATACTCACGAACCATACTCGACGACTACTCCACTTGCCTTTAAACCCAAGTCGTCCCTTCAACCTATACCACTACGCCCACCTTCCCCACCGAGCTACCAGTCCTCTGAACCACATGTTCCCTCAACCCCACCGCTACGCATGAAGTTATCAGATAATCAAGGGCTAGCGACTCAAAATTTGACTACTACTCAACTCCCTCTAACCCTCCATCCGGACATTATGCCTATCTATCAGGAAACTAATGATCGTCTTGGCCGTCTTAGTAGTGTAAGTACATTTCGTCACCTCAGTTATTGCAGTTATTGGACTATACTAACATGTTACAAGAAACTTGATGCCCTTCTACAGGATTATTCATGA
- the KAP104 gene encoding Kap104p (Transportin or cytosolic karyopherin beta 2; functions in the rg-nuclear localization signal-mediated nuclear import/reimport of mRNA-binding proteins Nab2p and Hrp1p; regulates asymmetric protein synthesis in daughter cells during mitosis; GO_component: GO:0005935 - cellular bud neck [Evidence IDA] [PMID 19198597]; GO_component: GO:0005934 - cellular bud tip [Evidence IDA] [PMID 19198597]; GO_component: GO:0005737 - cytoplasm [Evidence IEA,IEA]; GO_component: GO:0005829 - cytosol [Evidence IDA] [PMID 8849456]; GO_component: GO:0016021 - integral component of membrane [Evidence ISM] [PMID 12192589]; GO_function: GO:0008139 - nuclear localization sequence binding [Evidence IPI] [PMID 9488461]; GO_process: GO:0010458 - exit from mitosis [Evidence IMP] [PMID 12524331]; GO_process: GO:0006609 - mRNA-binding (hnRNP) protein import into nucleus [Evidence IMP,IPI] [PMID 8849456]; GO_process: GO:0006609 - mRNA-binding (hnRNP) protein import into nucleus [Evidence IDA] [PMID 9488461]; GO_process: GO:0006606 - protein import into nucleus [Evidence IMP,IPI] [PMID 8849456]; GO_process: GO:0015031 - protein transport [Evidence IEA]; GO_process: GO:0042991 - transcription factor import into nucleus [Evidence IMP,IPI] [PMID 19366694]; GO_process: GO:0006810 - transport [Evidence IEA]): protein MSWSPQPEALSQLAQVLAHSTSSSKQYRSQARKALDDAKSQPDLDNYLAYLLVNHSDAVGQDVRGTAGLLLKNNIRPRYAQLPAESQNYIKTEVLKGLTDPVSLVRNVAGNVITTLVSVAGIEGWPEVLPNLMSMAETGDVRAQEGAMSALAKICEDSASQLDAVYDGQRPLNFMVPKFLQFTTSSSPKVRSQSIFCLTQFILISSQALLAHLDTFLNTLFSLASDNDSDIRRNICSAFVLLLEVRSDKLLPHLEGVINYTLHCIKDEDEQLASEACEFILGLAESSVPQDQIEPHLPKILPVILSTMVYSEVDKYILEGIDEDDAQVADKAEDVKPVNIKSKNAHSVEKKTGEDDSSKHKESKSLHYEEEDGVNDQDDQDDDDDEEDFEGGLEEWNLRKCSAAALDVFASNFADTVVQISLPYLTENIVSSEWSIREAAILAFGAIAEGCVSQVDVHLPQLIQYLVARLGDKEAPVRQIACWTLSRYSPWVVDHSKTDHQQYFVPVLEGLLKCCLDRNKKVQEAGCSGFSVFAENARESILPYLGVSLQQLSLCFRKYQAKNMLALYDTIQTLVDSVPEGISEPQHIGLILPPLLEKWSQMKDDDRDLTPLLECLSTITATAGEQFSPYAPTVFERTCASLKNNLIQEQAYQQDPSSVDGPDKDFIITNLDLLDGIVQGLGEHASQLISQAQQPPFVEMVLACFQDELLEVRQSAFALLGDMAIYTYDQLKPFISTILRETISQIDSSNPHAAAVCNNAIWSAGEIALQITREEIEPFVQELLQRLVQVLQSPAVDTVLENAAIAIGRLGKVCADIVAPHIGLFIDKWCTSIKYVDETDEKDSAFQGICHIIAANPSGLSNEKSLLVFIDTIAIYNEPSHALAMLISKVLEGYKGFISDWDKRVMAQLSQESANSLRQRYGL from the coding sequence ATGTCTTGGTCACCTCAACCAGAGGCACTTAGCCAGTTGGCACAAGTGCTAGCCCACTCGACGTCTTCATCTAAACAGTATCGATCACAAGCTAGGAAGGCTTTAGATGATGCCAAATCCCAACCTGATCTGGACAACTATTTGGCATATTTACTGGTTAATCACTCAGACGCTGTTGGTCAAGATGTTCGTGGTACCGCTGGTCTGCTactaaaaaataatattagaCCCAGGTACGCCCAACTACCAGCCGAATCACAGAATTATATCAAGACTGAAGTCCTGAAGGGACTAACTGATCCAGTTTCCCTAGTGCGTAATGTTGCTGGAAATGTTATTACTACACTTGTTTCAGTAGCGGGTATTGAAGGTTGGCCTGAAGTGCTACCCAATCTTATGTCAATGGCAGAGACTGGAGATGTTCGAGCTCAAGAAGGCGCCATGAGTGCGCTAGCCAAAATCTGCGAGGACTCCGCTTCGCAATTGGATGCTGTATATGACGGCCAACGACCACTCAACTTTATGGTACCAAAGTTTCTTCAGTTTACTACCTCATCATCCCCAAAAGTCAGGAGTCAGAGCATCTTTTGTCTTACTCAGTTTATATTGATTTCTTCGCAGGCGTTATTGGCCCATTTGGATACATTTCTTAATACTCTGTTTTCTTTAGCGAGCGACAACGATTCAGATATAAGGCGTAACATCTGCTCGGCGTTTGTATTACTGCTCGAGGTTCGTTCAGATAAATTGTTGCCTCATTTAGAAGGTGTTATCAATTACACCCTGCATTGTAttaaagatgaagacgagcAATTGGCATCTGAAGCATGCGAATTCATTCTTGGATTAGCAGAGTCATCTGTTCCACAAGATCAAATTGAACCACACTTACCAAAAATACTTCCTGTTATTCTTTCGACTATGGTATACTCTGAAgttgataaatatattctaGAGGGTATTGATGAGGACGATGCCCAAGTGGCTGACAAGGCAGAGGATGTTAAGCCTGTAAACATCAAGTCGAAAAACGCTCATTCTGTGGAGAAAAAGACTGGCGAGGATGACTCCAGTAAGCATAAAGAATCGAAAAGTTTGCAttatgaagaggaagacgGGGTAAATGATCAAGATGACCaggatgatgacgacgatgaagaggatttCGAAGGTGGTCTGGAAGAGTGGAATCTTAGAAAATGTTCCGCTGCTGCACTTGATGTTTTTGCTAGTAATTTTGCTGATACAGTTGTTCAAATATCACTTCCTTATCTTACTGAAAATATTGTTTCAAGTGAGTGGTCTATTCGTGAGGCGGCTATTCTAGCCTTTGGTGCTATTGCTGAAGGATGCGTGTCACAAGTCGATGTTCATTTACCACAACTCATCCAGTATCTAGTTGCTCGCCTTGGTGATAAAGAAGCGCCAGTAAGACAAATTGCATGCTGGACACTGAGCAGATATAGTCCTTGGGTGGTCGACCATTCCAAGACCGACCATCAGCAATATTTTGTTCCTGTATTAGAGGGTCTGCTCAAGTGCTGTTTAGAtcgaaataaaaaagttcAAGAGGCTGGATGCAGTGGGTTTTCTGTATTTGCTGAGAATGCCAGGGAAAGTATCCTACCATATCTAGGTGTGTCTCTCCAACAACTATCACTATGCTTCAGGAAATATCAGGCCAAAAATATGCTGGCATTATATGACACAATCCAGACCTTGGTTGACAGCGTTCCAGAGGGAATCAGTGAACCTCAACATATTGGTCTTATTCTTCCTCCCCTACTAGAAAAATGGAGTCAGATGAAGGATGATGATCGTGATCTGACACCTTTGCTGGAATGTCTATCAACGATTACTGCCACGGCTGGGGAGCAGTTCAGCCCTTATGCCCCTACTGTCTTCGAACGGACTTGTGCCAGTTTAAAGAATAATCTTATCCAGGAGCAGGCTTACCAGCAGGATCCATCTTCTGTGGATGGTCCAGATAAGGATTTTATTATAACTAATTTGGATTTATTGGATGGCATAGTCCAAGGGCTTGGCGAGCACGCTTCGCAACTCATTTCGCAAGCCCAACAGCCACCGTTTGTTGAGATGGTCCTTGCATGCTTCCAGGACGAACTTTTAGAGGTAAGACAGTCTGCATTCGCACTGTTAGGAGACATGGCCATTTACACATATGATCAGTTGAAGCCCTTCATAAGCACAATTCTTCGTGAGACAATTAGTCAAATTGATAGTTCAAACCCgcatgctgctgctgtttgcAACAATGCTATCTGGTCTGCTGGTGAAATTGCTCTTCAAATCACTCGTGAGGAAATTGAACCGTTTGTTCAAGAACTTTTGCAAAGACTTGTACAGGTTCTTCAGTCGCcagctgttgatactgtGTTGGAAAAtgctgccattgccatCGGTCGTTTGGGTAAAGTATGCGCTGACATTGTGGCACCGCACATTGGTTTGTTCATCGATAAATGGTGCACTAGCATTAAGTACGTCGATGAGACCGATGAAAAAGATAGCGCATTCCAAGGAATTTGCCACATTATTGCTGCCAACCCATCAGGTCTCTCAAATGAGAAATCGCTACTTGTTTTTATTGACACCATAGCAATTTACAACGAACCAAGTCATGCTCTTGCCATGCTCATTTCTAAGGTTTTAGAGGGTTACAAAGGTTTCATCTCTGATTGGGACAAAAGAGTCATGGCACAACTTAGTCAAGAGAGTGCAAACAGCCTTCGTCAAAGATATGGCCTCTAG
- the RPL9B gene encoding ribosomal 60S subunit protein L9B (Ribosomal 60S subunit protein L9B; homologous to mammalian ribosomal protein L9 and bacterial L6; RPL9B has a paralog, RPL9A, that arose from a single-locus duplication; GO_component: GO:0005737 - cytoplasm [Evidence IEA,IEA]; GO_component: GO:0022625 - cytosolic large ribosomal subunit [Evidence IDA] [PMID 18782943]; GO_component: GO:0005622 - intracellular [Evidence IEA]; GO_component: GO:0030529 - ribonucleoprotein complex [Evidence IEA]; GO_component: GO:0005840 - ribosome [Evidence IEA,IEA]; GO_function: GO:0019843 - rRNA binding [Evidence IEA]; GO_function: GO:0003735 - structural constituent of ribosome [Evidence IEA]; GO_function: GO:0003735 - structural constituent of ribosome [Evidence IDA] [PMID 18782943]; GO_process: GO:0002181 - cytoplasmic translation [Evidence IDA] [PMID 18782943]; GO_process: GO:0006412 - translation [Evidence IEA]) translates to MKFIQTDQILDVPEGVTVDIKARIVTVTGPRGTLTKNLRHADVTFVKVNSKQIKITVHHGDRKHVATLRTVKSLVANLITGVTKGYKYKMRYVYAHFPINVNLLDNGKVVEIRNFLGEKRVRTINVLEGVTVSISTAQKDELILEGNSLENVSQSAADIQQICRVRNKDIRKFLDGIYVSERGTIEEDA, encoded by the coding sequence ATGAAGTTCATCCAAACTGACCAAATACTTGACGTGCCTGAAGGAGTCACTGTCGATATCAAGGCCCGAATTGTTACTGTTACCGGTCCTCGTGGTACTCTGACTAAAAATTTGCGCCATGCGGATGTCACCTTTGTGAAGGTCAACAGCAAACAAATTAAAATCACAGTTCACCATGGTGACAGAAAGCATGTTGCTACCCTTCGAACTGTTAAATCTCTTGTTGCCAACTTGATCACTGGTGTTACAAAGGGTTATAAATACAAGATGAGATATGTCTATGCACACTTTCCCATCAATGTTAACCTCCTTGATAATGGTAAAGTTGTCGAGATTAGAAACTTCCTGGGTGAGAAGCGCGTCAGAACTATCAATGTGCTTGAGGGTGTTACTGTGTCGATTTCAACTGCCCAAAAGGATGAGCTAATTCTTGAGGGTAACTCACTCGAAAACGTTTCacagtctgctgctgacattCAACAAATCTGCCGTGTTAGAAATAAAGATATTCGTAAGTTCTTGGATGGTATTTATGTTTCTGAGAGAGGTAccattgaagaagatgcttAA